Proteins from one Plasmodium relictum strain SGS1 genome assembly, chromosome: 10 genomic window:
- the ACS10 gene encoding acyl-CoA synthetase, putative, translating into MYNEKNELVYSFKISEDVGNECTGVYRNPKYKDILVGNFEDKPLNNIWELFSEVSDKFKDNECLGTRIKENNKLGEYKWKTYREIKELVILIGSGLLNSNACPLIECDDNIIKSARFLGFYMPNNEEWTICDLSCNAYNIVTVPLYDSLGTESSKFILEQTLMETIICNKSCVLNLFNSLETCEKIYLKKLILVDEIDEEIEKLGKKFNLELIAWEDLINEGKKNRLDVTPGDLDTVASICYTSGTTGFPKGVIMTNRNFLATLSASVIEVSKMPDIEVNEKDIHISYLPLAHIYERVFLLLCFYYGIRIGYYSGNVQALIEDIQTLKPTIFISVPRLFNRIHERIFNSLKKKSHLIQALFNKGIEHKVKKLNSSGSSTHFLWDKLLFNKAKKILGGNVKVMLNGSAPISSDVLKKLKSIFCVPILEGYGMTETLGPAFLSYIHDPIVGHIGGPISCVEFKVVSVPEMNYFITDKPPKGELYLRGPSICNLGYFKLEKETKDLIDEDGWIRTGDVVVLNENGSLTIIDRKKNIFKLSQGEYVAVEKIESSYKQSLFINQIFVFGYSFESFLVCVIFPSTDTIEIWKKNKKIDKTDDEIITLPDFKNDVINDLIKIGKSDGLKGYEQVKDVFFTLEPFTIENDLLTPTGKIKRHVAHKKFKSQIDEMYQKAKSS; encoded by the coding sequence ATGTATAacgaaaaaaatgaattagtttattcatttaaaataagtGAAGATGTAGGAAATGAATGTACGGGGGTTTATAGGAACCctaaatataaagatatattagTAGGTAATTTTGAAGATAAacctttaaataatatatgggAGCTGTTTAGTGAAGTATCCGATAAATTTAAAGATAATGAATGCTTAGGCACTCgaataaaagaaaacaatAAGTTGGGAGAATATAAATGGAAAACATATAGAGAGATAAAAGAATTAGTAATATTAATTGGTTCAGGGCTATTAAATTCCAATGCATGCCCACTAATTGAATGTGATgacaatataataaaaagtgCTCGATTTCTAGGTTTTTATATGCCTAATAATGAAGAATGGACTATTTGTGATTTAAGTTGTAACGCATATAACATTGTTACAGTACCTTTATATGACTCTTTAGGTACTGAATCaagtaaatttattttagaGCAAACCTTAATGGAAACTATTATTTGCAATAAGTCTTGTGttcttaatttatttaattcattagaAACATgtgaaaaaatttatttaaaaaaactaaTTTTAGTAGATGAAATAGatgaagaaatagaaaaattaggcaaaaaatttaatttggAATTAATTGCATGGGAggatttaataaatgaaggcaaaaaaaatagattagATGTTACCCCTGGAGATCTTGATACTGTTGCTTCTATTTGCTATACCTCAGGTACTACTGGATTCCCTAAAGGAGTAATAATGACtaatagaaattttttaGCAACATTAAGTGCATCAGTTATAGAGGTATCAAAAATGCCAGATATAGAAGTAAATGAAAAGGATATACATATATCTTATTTACCATTAGCTCATATATATGAGAGAgtgtttcttttattatgCTTTTACTATGGAATACGTATAGGATATTATTCAGGAAATGTACAAGCATTAATTGAGGATATCCAAACGTTAAAACCAACGATTTTTATTAGTGTTCCCAGGCTTTTTAATAGAATTCATGAGagaatttttaattctttaaaaaagaaatcaCACTTAATTCAAgcattatttaataaaggaATAGAACATAAAGTTAAGAAATTAAATTCAAGTGGTTCTTCTACTCATTTTTTATGGGATAAATTGCTTTTTAATAAggcaaaaaaaattttaggaGGGAATGTAAAAGTAATGTTAAACGGATCTGCACCTATTAGTTCTGATGTCTTAAAAAAGTTGAAGTCAATTTTTTGTGTACCAATTTTAGAGGGTTATGGGATGACCGAAACATTAGGACCTGCATTTTTGTCATATATACATGATCCTATTGTTGGGCATATAGGAGGACCTATATCATGTGTAGAATTTAAAGTTGTATCAGTACCTGAAATGAATTATTTCATCACTGACAAACCACCCAAAGGAGAATTATACTTAAGAGGACCAAGTATATGTAACTTAGgttattttaaattagaaAAGGAAACAAAGGATTTAATTGATGAAGATGGTTGGATACGTACAGGAGATGTAGTTGTGTTAAATGAAAATGGCTCACTTACTATTAttgatagaaaaaaaaatatttttaaattgtcTCAAGGTGAATACGTGGCtgtagaaaaaatagaatctTCTTATAAACaatctttatttattaaccaaatttttgtttttggaTATTCGTTTGAATCTTTTCTTGTTTGTGTTATATTTCCATCAACAGATACTATTGAAAtttggaaaaaaaataagaaaattgaCAAAACAGATGATGAAATTATAACGTTACCcgattttaaaaatgatgtTATTAAcgatttaattaaaataggGAAAAGTGATGGATTAAAAGGATATGAACAAGTTAAAGATGTCTTTTTCACTCTAGAACCCTTTACTATAGAAAATGATTTATTGACACCCAcaggaaaaattaaaagacaTGTTGctcataaaaaatttaagtctCAAATTGATGAAATGTATCAAAAAGCAAAGAGCTCGTAA
- a CDS encoding zinc finger protein, putative, which translates to MNTQSSLVIAQIPRKKQFYKTKMCPWFFSGRCDRGVDCLFAHSQDELNPIPDLSFTSLCPLAKKSGLCKNEKCSYAHSVCELRPTGDLYKTAPCTKFLRGKCNAEAHCRHAHYIEELRPLPGNLSPSQNAINLMLSSSLSNSLQKMNKKSNFLNEEKKNEKVLKQSNSLIGNFPSQNNKFTKRFVKNASANNSNINNNVNNKNYQKSSSFPNKMYPILLKNKDNNGESKMHNNVNFKNYLINNDMENNNNIMNNFNLNKLQNMCNKKKEVGRSHKSLNEVRGQDNNINVNSNKFYNLNKTKNNDTINHYSSFSTKEPSTPMRMSSTSSKDFTSNNEENNLVDTIEHMEITAQDSALKVIEDDSEKMNSSDIKNFLNLLHMKNSSNFSKDNFLFNDDSTNNNNAIYSSYNTLSSSKGKLNHQLNLDSHFSEHYLNKSIHHIKSNEENTETYDPTNNFKNVYKLNNNSLISCSNFWNYPEDELSTVAPKMAQKVEIFDY; encoded by the coding sequence atgaatacgCAATCATCTTTAGTGATAGCTCAAATACCTCGAAAAAAGCAATTTTACAAAACGAAAATGTGCCCATGGTTTTTTTCGGGGAGATGTGATAGAGGGGTAGATTGTTTATTCGCTCATTCTCAAGATGAATTAAATCCAATTCCTGATTTATCATTTACTAGTTTATGCCCACTAGCCAAAAAATCAGGTTTAtgcaaaaatgaaaaatgtaGTTATGCTCATTCTGTTTGTGAATTAAGGCCGACAGGGGATTTATATAAAACAGCTCCTTGTACGAAATTCTTGAGAGGAAAATGTAATGCAGAAGCACACTGTAGACACGCTCATTATATTGAAGAATTGAGACCTTTACCTGGAAATTTATCTCCATCTCAAAATGCTATTAACTTAATGCTATCATCATCCTTATCGAACTCTTTACaaaaaatgaacaaaaaaagCAATTTTTtgaatgaagaaaaaaagaatgaaaaaGTTTTAAAACAATCAAATTCATTAATAGGCAATTTTCCATCACAGAACAATAAGTTTACAAAAAGATTTGTAAAAAATGCAAGTGCTAATAATagcaatataaataataatgtaaataataaaaattatcaaaaaagtTCATCTTTTCCAAATAAAATGTATCCTatactattaaaaaataaagataataatggAGAATCAAAAATGCATAATaatgtaaattttaaaaattatttgataaaTAATGACatggaaaataataataacattatGAACAATTTTAATCTAAACAAATTACAAAATATGtgtaataaaaagaaagaagTAGGTAGAAGCCATAAATCACTTAATGAAGTAAGAGGACAGGACAATAATATTAACGTAAATAGtaacaaattttataatttaaataagacGAAAAATAATGATACGATAAATCACTACTCTTCATTCTCCACTAAAGAGCCTTCTACTCCTATGAGAATGTCTAGCACTTCTTCAAAGGATTTTACATcgaataatgaagaaaataactTAGTAGATACCATTGAGCATATGGAAATTACTGCTCAAGATAGTGCACTAAAAGTTATTGAAGATGATtcagaaaaaatgaattctTCTGATATCaaaaatttcttaaatttaCTACATATGAAAAATTCAAGTAATTTTAgtaaagataattttttatttaatgatgATAGTACAAATAATAACAACGCTATATATTCATCTTACAACACATTGTCCTCATCTAAAGGTAAATTAAATCATCAATTAAATTTAGATTCTCATTTTTCAGAACATTATctaaataaaagtatacaTCATATCAAAAGCAATGAAGAAAATACAGAAACATATGACCCAACtaacaattttaaaaatgtatataaattgAACAATAATTCTTTAATTAGTTGCTCGAATTTTTGGAATTATCCCGAAGATGAATTGTCCACTGTTGCTCCAAAAATGGCACAAAAAGTGGAAATATTtgactattaa
- a CDS encoding tRNA-YW synthesizing protein, putative, translating into MIDIYKNFFKIILKHYLIYSKAKINVKLIYGSESCNSYNKAKEFLNELIEFFREIHNFYKDIKRNIYENENNINENNNLENDILEYFKFYLKNKTGLKKRNNEITWKRDYLKEYEKNIKQSKKNFMNYIDCSIETNITIVNFDFISGNEFDFDSFSERLQDYDLNILILFISTYDNGTFPRNCFKLEEILKDLLNDFRVEKNFLKNVFYSCVGYGNKSYGKEYFCSPINKCDKWLYSLGGKKLYKTLTLCDEENNEDYIMNWKCNLFKTLFLSIFFYLNHMKLCSFIRYLNMKKYGNLTFYCSFFCRKYNPIYENGYNKQKCVNSIQSNNLNKNNKELCIDEKLIYYRDNNENKENYFISNKKDYSKNHINNFNKSENNNINKQIFNTHKNEENKFEDMINNQNSSIIYKSDKNKSEYDYNYEESTKIISSETSYDEKDYKKKKNIVTTNSNNYNKVTSLECSSEDELEDLISSVAKDMLTKNQRDKLTKEGYKIIGSHSAVKLCRWTKSQLRGRGGCYKHTFYGINSYQCMEATPSLACANKCVFCWRHHKNPVGVSWKWNKDEAEMIVEEAIKKHKGMIKELKGVYGIIKERFNNAMNIKHCALSLVGEPIMYPDINKLIDELHKKNISTFLVTNAQFPDALKNLHKVTQLYLSIDAPNKEALKNIDRPLFKDYWERYIKCIKLLKNRKERTVFRFTLVKEYNMMVDEISSYAKLIEYGFPDFIEIKAVTYCGSSDGYQLTMKNIPWHEEVHQFALHLINCKSSLANIYEISCEHKHSCSILIAKKIFKINNKWFTWIDYEKFQSLVKQNKDFNAIDYCAETPEWAIVGSVEKGFSPCDKRIYTKGKNKNKNLNKNGNEN; encoded by the coding sequence atgatTGATATTTACAagaatttctttaaaataattttaaaacacTATTTAATTTACAGCAAagcaaaaataaatgtaaaattaatttatggATCTGAAAGTTGTAATAGCTACAATAAGGCAAAAGagtttttaaatgaattaatagaattttttagagaaattcataatttttataaagatataaaaagaaatatatatgaaaatgaaaataacatAAACGAAAACAATAATTTGGAAAATGACATATtggaatattttaaattttatttgaagAATAAAACAGGtttaaagaaaagaaataatgaaataacaTGGAAAAGGGATTACttaaaagaatatgaaaaaaacataaaacaatcaaaaaaaaattttatgaattatataGATTGCTCTATAGAAACAAATATAACAATAGTAAATTTTGATTTTATAAGTGGTAACGAATTTGATTTTGATTCTTTTTCTGAAAGATTACAAGATTATGATTTGAATATAttgatattatttataagCACTTATGATAATGGTACCTTTCCTAGAAATTGCTTTAAACTagaagaaattttaaaagatttaCTAAACGATTTTAGAGTAGAAAAGAACTTTttgaaaaatgttttttatagTTGTGTAGGATACGGTAACAAAAGTTATGGGAAAGAATACTTTTGTTCTCCTATTAATAAATGTGATAAATGGCTTTATTCATTGGGtggaaaaaaattatataaaacattAACATTGTGTGATGaggaaaataatgaagattaCATTATGAATTGGAAatgtaatttatttaaaacattatttttgtctatatttttctatcTTAATCATATGAAATTATGCAGCTTTATCCGTTATCtcaatatgaaaaaatatggTAACTTAACATTTTATTGCtcttttttttgtagaaAATATAACCCAATTTATGAAAATGGTTATAACAAACAAAAATGTGTAAATAGTATTCAATCAAATAAtctgaataaaaataataaggaATTATGTATtgatgaaaaattaatttattaccGTGATAATAATGAGAATaaggaaaattattttatttctaataaaaaagattataGCAAAAATCACATCAATAATTTCAATAAGagtgaaaataataacataaataaacaaatatttaacacacataaaaatgaagaaaataaattcgAAGATATGATAAATAATCAGAATTCTTCTATTATATACAAAAGTGACAAAAACAAATCAGAATATGACTATAATTATGAAGAAtcaacaaaaataatttcttcaGAAACTAGTTACGATGAAAAggattacaaaaaaaaaaaaaatatagttactactaattctaataattataataaagttACTTCTTTAGAATGCAGTAGTGAAGACGAATTGGAAGATTTGATTTCAAGCGTAGCAAAAGATATGCTTACAAAAAATCAAAGAGATAAGTTAACAAAAGAAggatataaaataattggTTCTCATAGTGCAGTCAAATTATGTAGATGGACTAAATCTCAACTAAGGGGAAGAGGAGGATGTTATAAGCATACCTTTTATGGCATAAATTCTTATCAGTGCATGGAAGCAACTCCTAGTTTAGCTTGTGCAAATAAATGCGTTTTTTGTTGGAGACATCATAAAAATCCTGTAGGAGTCAGCTGGAAGTGGAATAAAGATGAAGCAGAAATGATAGTAGAAGAAGCtattaaaaaacataaagggatgataaaagaattaaaaggTGTATATGGTATTATTAAGGAAAGATTTAATAATGCTATGAATATAAAACATTGTGCTTTATCATTAGTTGGGGAACCAATTATGTATCctgatattaataaattaattgatgaattgcataaaaaaaatatttctactTTTTTAGTTACTAATGCTCAATTTCCAGAtgcattaaaaaatttacataaagTTACGCAGTTGTATTTATCTATTGATGCGCCAAATAAAGAggctttaaaaaatattgatagGCCTTTATTTAAAGATTACTGGGaaagatatattaaatgcataaaacttttaaaaaatagaaaagaaaGGACTGTTTTTAGATTTACTTTAGTAAAAGAATACAACATGATGGTTGACGAAATTTCAAGTTATGCTAAATTAATTGAATATGGTTTTCCTGATTTTATTGAAATTAAAGCTGTAACTTATTGTGGATCTTCAGATGGTTATCAACTAACTATGAAAAACATCCCTTGGCATGAAGAGGTGCATCAATTTGCTCTTCATTTGATAAATTGTAAATCCTCATTAGCCaatatttatgaaatatCTTGTGAACATAAACATTCATGTAGCATTTTAATagctaaaaaaatatttaaaattaataacaaATGGTTTACTTGGATagattatgaaaaatttCAGTCCTTggtaaaacaaaataaagatTTTAATGCAATAGACTATTGTGCAGAAACACCTGAATGGGCAATAGTAGGATCAGTTGAAAAGGGATTTAGTCCTTGTGATAAAAGGATATATACAAAAggaaagaataaaaataagaatctaaataaaaatggaaatgaaaattaa
- a CDS encoding ubiquitin fusion degradation protein UFD1, putative → MDDDFVRALNKFNAKFCFNNKKNSIKEINEIKRKNDKIRAVRPNKLKEDLELHYIHNSNNKICQKFLTLPLSKKCDKLNKHSDKVILPVSILKTLEKGSYSNEVEHPYTFSIKNLQNNYITHACVLEFSSNEGIVLVSENIKENLGITETNGIIRLLVTYANLPKCDFIKFESLNENARDIKFMKNLLENELSLNYSTLSLGDYVHINHLNFYISELEPDNAVSLINTDINVDICELKNFNEQNISNDNNNYPYEVITTDTTVNNTIKNGMRKYKYAINYNILELLKKDKVNIKISLNSDKLSDFIILLSFPPYDQVSEINHHLYFDDSINEIKINKSIIKKCLKMHFTSFLKEDDDKFLEHIFDQFFPHIIYIAISSTNESELQYNLSLKLDYDISVKEEIDNNNNNNNNNNNTDETNDITCNKDSLNELKEKCMSNNIYIKCDNCLKEILESNMNIHKIHCLKNISLCNICKKILKKKEIFEHIHCDICNEGISVANQNRHNFIWHTKIKCLCEKYFYRKQFIFHQKLFCPKKIIYCLYCNIFTASSMNIYNEDYIIASFFDKFDNNFSVKSIDYYFQLICKNFNYFLKYINNTEHEKYCGSKSVSCIICKHNMYRNEYMPHLNIIHNIDKIKSFKIINENLDVNEAISESAT, encoded by the exons atgGATGATGATTTTGTTAGagctttaaataaatttaatgcaaaattttgttttaataataaaaagaattcaATTAAggaaattaatgaaataaaaaggaaaaatgataaaataagaGCAGTGAGACCGAATAAGTTAAAAGAAGATTTAGAGTTACATTATATTCACAattctaataataaaatttgtcAGAAATTTCTGACTCTTCCCCTTAGTAAAAAATgtgataaattaaataagcaTTCCGATAAAGTGATATTA ccTGTGtctatattaaaaacttTAGAAAAAGGAAGTTATAGTAATGAAGTAGAGCATCCCTATACATTtagtataaaaaatttacaaaataattatataacaCATGCCTGCGTTTTAGAGTTTAGTTCAAATGAGGGAATTGTTTTAGTttcagaaaatataaaagaaaatttaggAATAACGGAAACTAATGGAATCATTAGATTATTAGTAACATATGCAAATTTACCTAAATgtgattttataaaatttgaaTCACTGAATGAAAATGCAAGagatattaaatttatgaaaaacttattagaaaatgaattaaGTTTAAATTATAGTACATTGTCATTAGGTGATTATGTTCATAttaatcatttaaatttttatataagtgaATTAGAACCAGATAATGCTGTATCTTTAATAAATACTGATATTAATGTTGATATATGTGaactaaaaaattttaatgaacaAAACATTtcaaatgataataataattatccATACGAAGTAATAACTACTGATACAACAGTTAATAACACTATTAAAAATGGAatgagaaaatataaatatgcaATTAATTACAATATATTGGAATTACTAAAAAAAGACAaagttaatataaaaatttcctTAAATTCCGATAAATTGAgtgattttattattttgctTTCATTTCCACCTTATGATCAAGTATCTGAAATAAATCATCACTTATATTTTGATGATTCtattaatgaaattaaaataaataaaagtattattaaaaaatgtttaaaaatGCATTTTACTTCCTTTTTAAAGGAAGATGACGATAAGTTTTTAGAACATATATTTGATCAATTTTTTCctcatataatatatatagctATTTCTTCTACTAATGAATCAGAATTACaatataatttatctttaaaattaGATTATGATATATCAGTTAAAGAAGAgatagataataataataataataataataataataataatactgaTGAAACTAATGATATAACATGTAATAAAGATAGTTTAAATGAATTGAAGGAAAAATGCATGAgcaataatatatatattaaatgtgATAATTGCTTAAAAGAAATTCTAGAAAGCAATATgaatattcataaaattcattgtttaaaaaatatttccttATGtaatatttgtaaaaaaattttaaaaaaaaaagaaatttttgaACATATTCATTGTGATATATGTAATGAGGGAATAAGTGTGGCTAATCAAAATAGGCATAATTTTATTTGGCATAccaaaataaaatgtttgtgtgagaaatatttttataggaaacaatttatttttcatcaaaaattattttgtcctaaaaaaattatatactgTTTATATTGTAATATATTTACTGCATCTTCaatgaatatttataatgaaGATTACATTATTGCATCcttttttgataaatttgataataatttttctgtTAAATCAATTGACTATTATTTTCAACTaatttgtaaaaattttaattatttcttaaaatatataaacaacACAGAGCATGAAAAATACTGTGGATCAAAATCAGTTAGTTGCATAATTTGCAAACATAATATGTATAGAAATGAATATATGCCTCATTTGAATATAATTCATAatattgataaaataaaatcctttaaaattataaatgagaACTTAGATGTTAATGAAGCTATTAGTGAATCCGCAACTTGA